Proteins encoded in a region of the Flavobacteriales bacterium genome:
- a CDS encoding OmpA family protein has protein sequence MKKLLLFILLGVNFLLFGQEQKGDEYFQLHDYNAAIKAYLKALKKNENGTLHQKVGKAYLFAKDYNNADKHYNLSLTFDDQDDSTLFQYAKALLILNHKKEARKYFDVYSTKYPKDHLAKQYLKLYDSLLVDTQRKPDFSIQTLEGGINTELSEYGAKPHKNGLLYLSEKSPDLVNDQHNTLVNSNYFGIYYSENSGVGNFYNNKLNSPWNNGSVVLSPDGSKLYFTKTFRNRKTEVMQLFYCNIEGDKLSKPIPFEYNNKEYSILHPAFSEDGKTLYFSSNKKGGKGGWDIYYSKKDRKYGWLAPKPINGNINTAGNEVFPHAYKGNLYFSSDGHFGYGGLDLFKARANEYYKNIYNLGAPINSPKDDFSIFYTSQLNGYFSSDRPSGKGKDDIYQFTEIEHPIITDTATSISGVFQFKKIGLAQKELILYDENGIEVERIITDKDGNFVFNQLKPGVNYTILPAEEIEDADLFLTNSKGEKIILAQSDGKQFIFKTIKSDYAEALLPIEEEDPSFLIIPIKGFVYKTIKGDFNERIEIKVYDESGTLIGRTYTNKDGTFVFNTLTPQNNYFLEIAEEEELHIIIKSKNDTDEQAERQENGQFLFKRIKNNDDAILLVNENNDLIRIFQNERFSVNNILYETNSAELNIDAITELNKLYIMYKKNIHLTFTIESHTDSKGSDKYNLKLSEKRAKKVVEYLENKGIPKTHLIAKGLGETKLLNKCGNNDSCSDEEHAINRRTEIKLKGKKTEF, from the coding sequence GTGAAAAAGTTATTATTATTCATATTACTCGGAGTTAACTTTCTTTTGTTTGGACAAGAACAAAAAGGAGATGAATACTTTCAATTACATGATTATAACGCAGCGATCAAAGCCTACCTAAAAGCACTTAAGAAAAATGAAAATGGGACCCTACACCAAAAAGTAGGAAAGGCTTATTTATTTGCGAAAGATTATAACAATGCTGATAAACACTACAACCTATCTTTAACATTTGATGATCAAGATGATTCGACTTTATTTCAGTATGCAAAAGCTTTATTAATCTTAAATCATAAAAAAGAAGCAAGAAAATACTTTGACGTTTATTCAACAAAATACCCTAAAGATCATTTAGCAAAACAGTATTTAAAACTTTACGACTCTTTGTTAGTTGATACGCAAAGAAAACCAGACTTTTCTATTCAAACTTTAGAAGGTGGAATTAATACTGAACTTTCAGAATACGGAGCTAAACCCCATAAAAATGGATTATTATACCTTTCAGAAAAATCACCAGATTTAGTGAATGACCAACACAATACGCTTGTAAACTCAAATTATTTTGGGATTTATTACAGTGAAAATTCAGGAGTAGGAAACTTTTACAATAATAAATTAAACTCTCCATGGAATAATGGTTCTGTAGTCTTATCTCCAGATGGTTCAAAACTGTATTTCACAAAAACATTCCGCAATAGAAAAACAGAAGTCATGCAACTTTTTTATTGTAACATTGAGGGAGATAAATTATCTAAACCAATTCCTTTTGAGTACAACAACAAAGAATACTCTATACTTCATCCAGCTTTTAGTGAAGATGGAAAAACACTTTACTTCAGTTCTAATAAAAAAGGAGGTAAAGGAGGCTGGGATATTTATTATTCTAAAAAAGATCGAAAATACGGTTGGTTGGCTCCTAAACCCATAAATGGAAATATTAATACAGCCGGCAATGAAGTTTTTCCGCATGCATATAAGGGCAATCTTTACTTTTCCTCTGATGGACATTTTGGATATGGAGGTTTAGATCTTTTTAAAGCTAGAGCCAATGAATATTATAAAAACATTTACAATTTAGGAGCTCCCATTAACTCACCTAAGGATGATTTTTCAATTTTTTACACCTCTCAACTTAACGGCTACTTTTCAAGTGATCGACCATCAGGAAAGGGGAAAGATGACATTTATCAATTTACCGAAATAGAGCATCCAATAATAACAGATACTGCAACTTCTATTTCTGGAGTATTTCAATTCAAAAAGATTGGACTAGCTCAAAAGGAATTAATCTTATATGATGAAAATGGTATTGAGGTTGAAAGAATTATTACGGATAAAGATGGGAACTTTGTTTTTAATCAATTAAAGCCTGGAGTAAATTATACCATTTTACCAGCTGAAGAAATTGAAGATGCAGATTTATTTCTAACCAATTCGAAAGGTGAAAAAATTATCTTAGCCCAAAGCGATGGGAAACAATTTATCTTTAAAACAATAAAATCAGATTACGCCGAAGCCTTACTCCCTATTGAAGAGGAAGATCCCAGTTTTTTAATTATACCTATCAAAGGTTTTGTTTATAAAACGATCAAAGGAGATTTTAATGAACGAATCGAAATCAAGGTCTATGATGAAAGTGGTACTTTGATTGGAAGAACATACACTAATAAAGATGGAACTTTTGTCTTTAATACCCTAACTCCTCAAAATAATTACTTCTTGGAAATAGCAGAAGAGGAAGAACTCCATATCATTATCAAGTCAAAAAATGATACTGATGAACAAGCAGAGAGACAAGAAAACGGTCAATTTCTTTTCAAGAGAATCAAGAATAATGATGACGCTATTTTATTAGTAAATGAAAACAATGATTTAATTCGAATTTTCCAAAATGAGCGCTTCTCCGTTAATAATATATTATACGAAACCAATAGTGCAGAATTAAATATTGATGCCATTACTGAACTTAACAAATTATACATCATGTATAAGAAAAACATTCATTTAACCTTTACAATAGAATCCCATACAGACAGTAAAGGCAGTGATAAATACAATTTAAAGCTATCAGAAAAAAGAGCAAAAAAAGTAGTAGAATACCTTGAAAACAAGGGTATTCCCAAAACACACTTAATTGCTAAAGGCCTAGGAGAAACCAAATTACTAAACAAATGTGGTAATAACGATAGTTGTTCGGATGAAGAACATGCCATCAATAGACGAACTGAAATTAAATTAAAAGGTAAAAAAACAGAGTTTTAA